A single genomic interval of Notolabrus celidotus isolate fNotCel1 chromosome 13, fNotCel1.pri, whole genome shotgun sequence harbors:
- the gtf2h5 gene encoding general transcription factor IIH subunit 5 has translation MVNVHKGVLVECDPAMKQFLLYLDEKMALGKKFILKDLDDTHLFILAEVVHTLQDRVGELMDQNSFTITQK, from the exons ATGGTCAACGTGCACAAAGGAGTTCTTGTTGAGTG TGATCCTGCCATGAAGCAGTTTCTCCTCTACCTGGATGAGAAAATGGCCCTTGGAAAGAAGTTCATTCTCAAGGATCTGGACGATACACACCTCTTCATCCTGGCTGAGGTGGTCCACACGCTGCAGGACAGAGTGGGCGAACTAATGGACCAGAATTCATTCACCATCACGCAAAAATAA